The stretch of DNA GATAGCCGATGAACTCAGTGATTCAATCGCTCACCTTTTACAGTGATGGGCAGAAACGTTCAGCAGCGCCCCTCGTACAGGAAGAAGGAAAGCGAACCGTCTTCTAAACCACCTTGAGTAAAGGACTCCCTGCGTATGGTACGTTCCGCTTTACGTGTCAAACCACGGTAATCATAAAACCCGTAATCGCAGGTGGTGTCAGTGAAGAGGAAATACTCGTTCATTCCAGCATCACGAAACACGTCAAGCATGTGGTTGAACAGCTTACGACCGACGCCCATGCCCCGCGCTTCCGGGGAAACCACGAACAGCGTTACCTCAGCCTGATAGCTTTTGCCGGCATCTCGCTTCAACATTTCATCGGCCTGCAAAATCGCAATCTGGTCGGCAAGTCCTCGACGGCCATCCTTGCTTGCCAACAAGGGCAACGCCAAGCAATTTCGCGTAATAGCATGACGTATCCTCTGCGCTGTGGTAACACGGGATCTCAACGAGCCCAATACCACGCCAAGCACCCGACCATCACGTTCAGCGACCGTAGCCTCGGTGGTGCGGGAAAGAAAATCATGCATGTCGATTGCCGCAAGTCGGTGCATATTGCGCAGACGAATCGCCTTGCGCAACTTGTACTCACGCAACCCGCGCTCATCGTTCGGAACATTCCCGTTATCATCCGACTCATCATCCGCATACCAAGCTTGTCGAACAAGCTCTTCAAGCGCAGGAAAATCCGTGCGACGCATCGTCCGAAGCATAATTGTTTCTGAGGTCATGCTCCCCCATCCTAGCCGCAGCCATGCCAAAGCTCTGTTCCTGGATGGCATAATGCACATGGTATTGCAATAGCAGGAATGCGTAGAATTTGTTGGCATTGGCATGTGACGCTTGGGGGTCTAGGAGCCACGCGCTTAGGATGAGACAGGATTGCGCGCGACGCGCAATGAATGAGAGGTTCATCATGGCAACGTTGATTAGACGGATTACAGGTACTCTATGCTTAGTACTTGCCGTGGCATGCGCATGTTACGCTTTCGCCGTGCGCAATACGCATTCCGGCACGAGTTTCTGGATTGTTTGGCTAGCGTTCGCAGTTTTGTTCGCAATACTCGGATTCGGTCTGCTCTTCCGGTGGTGGACGATATTGCCAAGACTGGTCAGAGGCATCTTGATTGCGGTCGTGTGTATTGGTCTGGTCGTGTTCGGCACGGTGGAAGGTTGCATCGTCAGCAAAATGCATGCGCAAGGTGAACCAAATCTCGATTATGTGGTGGTGCTCGGCGCCCAAGTGCGTAAGTCCGGCCCAAGCCTTGTACTTCGCTACCGTCTCGACAAAGCCATCGAATATTTAGATGAGAATCCGAATACCATCTGCATCGTTTCCGGCGGAAAAGGACCGAATGAACCGTTCCCCGAAGCCCAAGGCATGGCTGACTATCTTAAGGAACATGGTATTGCCGAACAGCGCATTCTTGAGGAGCCGGATTCAAAAACCACTGAGGAAAACATCGTCAACAGCAAGAAGATGATCAACGACGATAATGCTTCCATAGGCGTGATCACCAATAACTTCCACATGTTCCGCGCATTGCAGATTGCCGACAAATATGGCTTAGACAACGCCCAAGGCATTGCGGCCGGCTCTCCCCGAACATGCTCGTCAACAATATGGTTCGTGAGTTTTTCGCCGAAATCAAATTCCTGCTGTAACTCACGTTTCGGCAATCTCTTTGCTCTGGTTAAGGGAATACGAAATAAATTGAGGGGTGGAATCCATACTGGATTCCACCCCTCAACGCCTTAGAAAGATGACTCTAACGAGTCAGGCATTAAGAGAAGCTCACTCTTCGGAAGCGAGTTCGTCAGCCACAGCGGCGGCTGCGGAAGCAGCTTCAACGCTCTCGGCTTCTTCATCTTCAGCGGCTTCGCCGAGGAAGGCGCTCAGGTCCAGGGTTTCACCCTCGGACTTGAAGGTCACAGCGCGCATACCGGCAAGCAGCCCCTTGGAACGACCGACTTCCTGCACTGCGGAGCCGAGCTGGCCGTTGCGCATGATGGCCTGGATGAAGGCGTTCGGATCCATGCCGTACTGCTGGGCGATGGAAGCAAGGAAATTGAACACTTCGGCCTGAGAGACCTTGATGTCCAGCTTCTCGGCGAGCACGTCGAGCACCATCTGGTCGCGCAGTTCCTTCTCAACGGTTTCTTCGGCTTCTGCCTTCTGCTCCTTGGTGGCGTTGGCCGGATCAGCGGTCACACCCTTGAGCTGCTGCTCAACCATTTCAGCCTTGACGCCCTTCGGCACCGGAATCTCCAGGCCTTCTTCGAGCTTGGCGATGAAAGCATCGCGGGCTGCGGTGGCCTGACGGCCTTCGGCATCCTGGGAAGCGGCCTTCTTGAGGTCTTCCTTCAGCTCGTCGAGGGTGTCGAACTCGGAGGCTTCGGAAGCGAAGTCATCGTCGAGTTCCGGCAGCTCTTCAGCCTTGACGGAGTTGACCTTGACCTTGATCTGGGCCTTCTCGCCTTCGTGCTCGCCAGCTTCCAGCGTGCCTTCAAAGGTGGTCTCTTCGCCGGAGGACAGGCCTTCGAGGGCCTCATCCAGACCGTCGAGCATGGTTTCGGAGC from Bifidobacterium catenulatum PV20-2 encodes:
- a CDS encoding YdcF family protein, which gives rise to MFAILGFGLLFRWWTILPRLVRGILIAVVCIGLVVFGTVEGCIVSKMHAQGEPNLDYVVVLGAQVRKSGPSLVLRYRLDKAIEYLDENPNTICIVSGGKGPNEPFPEAQGMADYLKEHGIAEQRILEEPDSKTTEENIVNSKKMINDDNASIGVITNNFHMFRALQIADKYGLDNAQGIAAGSPRTCSSTIWFVSFSPKSNSCCNSRFGNLFALVKGIRNKLRGGIHTGFHPSTP
- a CDS encoding GNAT family N-acetyltransferase, with product MTSETIMLRTMRRTDFPALEELVRQAWYADDESDDNGNVPNDERGLREYKLRKAIRLRNMHRLAAIDMHDFLSRTTEATVAERDGRVLGVVLGSLRSRVTTAQRIRHAITRNCLALPLLASKDGRRGLADQIAILQADEMLKRDAGKSYQAEVTLFVVSPEARGMGVGRKLFNHMLDVFRDAGMNEYFLFTDTTCDYGFYDYRGLTRKAERTIRRESFTQGGLEDGSLSFFLYEGRC
- the tig gene encoding trigger factor yields the protein MKISVRNLEPTKVKLTVTVDPEEFNPYLDNARKEIAKQVNVPGFRKGHVPGKIIDQRIGFGAVAGEAVNNGVPELYSKALEEKGIHPMAQPAIDVQEVPESAKDETKLKFVATVERRPDIELPAIDGMEIEVAKAEITDEDINNRLEALRQRFGTLVGVDRPAAKGDYANIDLTAEINGEVVDSQEGVSYELGSETMLDGLDEALEGLSSGEETTFEGTLEAGEHEGEKAQIKVKVNSVKAEELPELDDDFASEASEFDTLDELKEDLKKAASQDAEGRQATAARDAFIAKLEEGLEIPVPKGVKAEMVEQQLKGVTADPANATKEQKAEAEETVEKELRDQMVLDVLAEKLDIKVSQAEVFNFLASIAQQYGMDPNAFIQAIMRNGQLGSAVQEVGRSKGLLAGMRAVTFKSEGETLDLSAFLGEAAEDEEAESVEAASAAAAVADELASEE